The Oncorhynchus masou masou isolate Uvic2021 chromosome 31, UVic_Omas_1.1, whole genome shotgun sequence genome includes a region encoding these proteins:
- the LOC135523362 gene encoding leucine-rich repeat transmembrane protein FLRT3-like — MAAQCKNFLLFLTRVGLLLGLANPLVTSASCPSACRCDGTFIYCNDRGLTSIPTGIPLDATILFLQNNRIKSAGIPTDLKRLSNVEKIYLYCNNLDEFPQNLPIGVKELHLQENNIRMITHASLGQIPLIEELHLDDNSVSAVSIEEGAFRDSNHLRLLFLSRNHLSTIPSGLPQTIEELRFDDNRISSISEASLQDLINLKRLVLDGNLLNNRGIGEMAFINLINLTELSLVRNTLTSPPANLPGTSLEKLQLQDNHINRVPAGAFAFLRQLYRLDLSGNNLSSLPHGVFEDLDNLTQLLLRNNPWQCTCRMKWVRDWLRSLPTKVNVRGFMCQGPDKVKGMAIKDLSMDLFDCGGSDLGRGQGDPTETSTVSNTLLPSQPQWPSFVTKRPVVRMPDRNKNYRSTATPPGRKIIRISVKSSSAETVHISWRVSVPLTAMRLSWLKLGHNPSFGSITETIVQGEKKEYLLTALEPESSYRICMVPMETSNIYLTDETPVCIETETSSLKAYKPTTTLNREQEKEPYNNSSLPLAAIIGGAVALLAILMLAFVCWYVHRNSSLFSRNCTYNKGRRRKDDYAEAGTKKDNSILEIREASFQMIPIHPVPVSKEEFVIHTIFPPNGLSLYKSPHSETSISNRSYRDSGIPDSDHSHS, encoded by the coding sequence ATGGCCGCCCAATGCAAGAACTTCCTGCTCTTCTTGACTAGGGTAGGACTACTTCTGGGTCTGGCTAACCCTCTGGTGACCTCCGCCTCCTGCCCCTCGGCCTGCCGGTGTGATGGGACCTTCATCTACTGTAATGATCGAGGCCTCACCTCTATCCCTACCGGCATTCCGCTGGATGCTACTATTCTCTTCCTCCAAAACAACAGGATCAAGAGCGCCGGCATCCCCACCGATCTGAAGAGGCTAAGCAACGTTGAGAAGATCTATCTGTACTGCAATAATCTGGACGAGTTCCCCCAAAACCTGCCGATCGGGGTCAAAGAGCTGCATCTACAGGAAAATAATATCCGCATGATTACGCATGCGTCGCTGGGTCAGATCCCTCTGATCGAGGAGCTACACCTGGATGATAACTCCGTCTCGGCGGTTAGCATCGAGGAAGGAGCGTTCAGGGACAGCAATCACCTGAGACTACTCTTTCTCTCCAGGAACCATCTGAGCACCATCCCGTCCGGCCTTCCACAGACCATCGAGGAGCTGCGCTTCGACGACAACCGCATCTCGTCAATTTCAGAGGCATCCCTGCAGGACCTGATCAACCTGAAGAGACTCGTCCTAGACGGGAACCTGCTCAACAACCGCGGCATCGGCGAAATGGCCTTCATCAACCTGATTAATCTCACCGAGCTCTCCCTGGTGAGAAACACCCTTACGTCGCCGCCGGCTAACTTACCGGGAACCAGTTTGGAGAAACTGCAGCTACAAGACAACCACATCAACCGGGTACCGGCCGGAGCTTTTGCTTTCCTCAGGCAGCTGTATCGGTTGGATCTGTCAGGCAACAACCTGAGCAGTCTGCCTCACGGAGTGTTCGAAGACCTGGATAACCTCACGCAGCTCCTGCTCCGTAACAACCCGTGGCAGTGCACTTGCCGGATGAAGTGGGTGAGAGACTGGTTAAGGTCGCTGCCGACAAAAGTCAACGTCCGAGGGTTTATGTGCCAGGGACCAGACAAGGTCAAGGGCATGGCTATCAAGGATTTGTCCATGGACTTGTTTGACTGTGGAGGATCTGACTTGGGCAGGGGCCAGGGGGACCCTACCGAGACCAGCACTGTCTCTAACACCTTACTGCCCTCACAACCCCAATGGCCCTCCTTTGTGACCAAAAGACCGGTGGTGAGAATGCCAGACAGGAATAAGAACTACCGAAGTACTGCGACACCACCAGGAAGAAAGATCATCAGGATCAGCGTGAAGTCGAGCAGTGCAGAGACAGTGCACATCTCCTGGAGGGTTTCTGTACCCTTGACTGCCATGAGGCTCAGCTGGTTAAAACTGGGCCACAACCCTTCGTTTGGTTCCATCACGGAGACCATCGTACAGGGCGAGAAGAAGGAGTACCTCCTAACAGCTCTAGAACCGGAATCCTCGTACAGGATATGCATGGTTCCCATGGAGACCAGCAACATTTACTTGACGGACGAGACACCAGTTTgcatagagacagagaccagttCTCTGAAGGCTTACAAACCCACCACCACACTGAACCGCGAGCAGGAAAAGGAGCCTTACAACAATTCCAGTCTGCCTTTAGCCGCGATCATCGGAGGGGCCGTGGCTCTGTTGGCAATATTAATGTTGGCGTTTGTGTGCTGGTACGTGCACAGGAACAGTTCATTGTTTTCCAGGAATTGCACCTACAACAAGGGCCGTCGGAGGAAGGACGATTACGCCGAGGCGGGGACGAAAAAGGACAACTCAATCTTGGAAATACGAGAGGCATCTTTTCAGATGATCCCCATACACCCTGTGCCCGTGTCCAAAGAGGAGTTTGTGATACATACGATTTTCCCTCCGAACGGATTGAGTCTGTACAAGAGCCCGCACAGCGAGACCAGTATTAGCAACAGAAGCTACAGAGACAGTGGAATAcctgattcagaccactcccacTCATGA